Proteins found in one Vagococcus carniphilus genomic segment:
- a CDS encoding glycoside hydrolase family 13 protein has protein sequence MNQNWWEKAIVYQIYPKSFKDSNNDGIGDLKGIIESLDYIKELGVDTLWLNPIFISPQVDNGYDISNYYAIDEIFGDLDDVEVLIEEAHKRDLKIIFDLVLNHTSSEHPWFQEAIKGPQNIYRDYYLWADEPLDGSLPNNWESFFGGSVWEKDYKSEQYYFHLFDKQMPDLNWANPEVKKSMIDIAKFWLAKGINGFRLDAFIHMVKDDFTLNVSDVPAGEIAIAEEYYANLPEVKHYLSEFISEIKKIKPDAFILGEAASATPQLADSYIREDLCSAVISFDHFDEKTISTNPKIPKELATKTIDAKKMKENLKNWQEALGNEKYPTLYWNNHDMPRMASRFGNDKEYRDKSIKSLATAMYLLRGIPVILYGEEIGMKNLEINDVHTFQSPKAINQHIHLLENGFKKEESLSIIAAANKEASRGVMQWDQTDYAGFSSTKSWIGENVEKKYNVSSEKEDKQSILHFYQELLKLKKEDLFSYGEVEFLESADNIIAYKRQYEDKEAVVICNLTEEKAVTPTWLKELESWQLVIDSGDSLDNEELEPYVYKVYIR, from the coding sequence ATGAATCAAAATTGGTGGGAAAAAGCAATTGTCTATCAAATTTATCCGAAAAGTTTCAAAGACTCAAATAATGATGGAATTGGTGATTTAAAGGGAATTATCGAATCATTGGATTATATCAAAGAACTTGGAGTCGATACACTTTGGTTAAATCCAATATTCATTTCACCACAAGTTGATAACGGTTACGATATTTCGAACTATTATGCCATTGATGAGATATTTGGTGATTTAGACGATGTAGAAGTTTTAATTGAAGAGGCACATAAACGTGATTTAAAAATTATTTTTGATTTAGTTCTTAATCACACGTCCAGTGAACATCCTTGGTTCCAAGAAGCCATAAAAGGACCTCAAAATATTTACCGAGATTATTATCTTTGGGCAGATGAACCATTAGATGGCTCACTTCCAAATAATTGGGAATCATTTTTTGGTGGTTCTGTTTGGGAAAAAGATTATAAAAGTGAACAGTATTATTTCCACTTGTTTGATAAACAAATGCCAGACTTAAACTGGGCAAATCCTGAAGTAAAAAAATCAATGATTGATATTGCTAAATTTTGGTTAGCTAAAGGAATTAATGGGTTTAGACTCGATGCATTCATTCATATGGTCAAAGATGATTTTACCTTGAATGTTTCTGACGTGCCTGCTGGAGAAATAGCAATAGCCGAAGAATATTATGCTAATTTACCAGAAGTTAAACATTATCTATCTGAATTTATTTCAGAAATCAAAAAAATAAAACCAGATGCCTTTATTTTAGGTGAAGCAGCATCGGCTACTCCTCAGTTAGCTGATAGTTACATCAGAGAAGATTTATGTAGTGCAGTTATTTCTTTTGATCATTTTGATGAAAAGACAATTAGTACTAATCCTAAGATACCAAAAGAATTAGCAACTAAAACCATTGATGCTAAGAAGATGAAAGAAAACCTTAAGAATTGGCAAGAAGCATTAGGAAATGAGAAATATCCAACTCTTTATTGGAATAATCACGATATGCCTCGTATGGCTTCAAGATTTGGAAATGATAAAGAATACCGAGATAAAAGTATCAAATCACTTGCAACAGCTATGTACTTATTACGGGGAATTCCAGTAATCTTATATGGTGAAGAGATTGGTATGAAAAATTTGGAAATTAATGATGTTCATACTTTCCAAAGTCCAAAAGCCATTAATCAACATATTCATCTTTTGGAGAATGGCTTTAAAAAAGAGGAATCCCTCTCAATTATTGCAGCAGCAAATAAAGAAGCAAGTCGTGGTGTCATGCAGTGGGATCAAACTGACTATGCCGGCTTTTCTTCTACAAAAAGTTGGATTGGTGAAAATGTAGAGAAAAAATACAACGTTTCGTCTGAAAAAGAGGATAAACAAAGTATTCTACATTTTTATCAAGAACTATTAAAACTAAAAAAAGAAGATTTATTTTCATATGGTGAGGTAGAGTTTTTAGAATCTGCTGATAATATTATTGCGTATAAACGTCAATATGAGGACAAAGAAGCAGTTGTTATTTGTAACTTAACAGAAGAAAAAGCAGTAACACCAACTTGGTTAAAAGAGTTGGAATCATGGCAACTAGTTATCGATTCAGGGGAT
- a CDS encoding LacI family DNA-binding transcriptional regulator has translation MTTLSDVAKKANVSKMTVSRVINHPEKVTDELKELVFQAMKDLDYKPNVAAKALANNRTQVIKFFILEEIDTTEPYYMTLLMGMSKELDKHQYSLQLVTENSFDVGQSDGYVITGMREEDYPWIERLEKPFVLFGENRYGYDFVDTDNAKGTEISTEHAIKSGFEKIVYVGIDVKEPFEFSRESGYINTMQRYQKVPEIVRFSNRSRYSERFIEEQFARYPKKTAFVCSSDRLAIGIERGLQKCKASIPDDYGVVGFDGVFLDQIASPRLTTVKQPVFEMGAACATMLLNKIKQKGAPQGNQLFEASLVVRGSTQKD, from the coding sequence ATGACAACTTTATCTGATGTTGCCAAAAAAGCCAATGTGTCGAAAATGACTGTTTCAAGAGTGATTAATCACCCGGAGAAAGTAACAGATGAATTAAAAGAACTTGTGTTTCAAGCAATGAAAGATTTAGATTATAAACCAAATGTTGCGGCTAAGGCTTTAGCAAACAATCGCACACAAGTGATCAAATTTTTTATTTTAGAAGAAATCGATACAACTGAACCTTACTACATGACTCTTTTAATGGGAATGTCAAAAGAACTAGATAAACATCAATATTCATTACAACTAGTAACAGAAAATAGTTTTGATGTTGGCCAAAGTGATGGGTATGTCATAACAGGTATGCGAGAAGAGGACTATCCTTGGATTGAACGCCTCGAAAAGCCTTTTGTTTTGTTTGGCGAGAATCGTTATGGCTATGACTTTGTAGATACGGATAACGCTAAAGGGACTGAAATATCGACTGAACACGCCATAAAATCTGGTTTTGAAAAAATTGTTTATGTGGGAATTGATGTGAAAGAACCTTTTGAGTTTTCAAGAGAGTCTGGCTATATCAATACCATGCAACGTTATCAAAAAGTGCCAGAAATTGTTAGATTTTCAAATAGGTCCCGCTATTCAGAAAGATTCATTGAGGAACAATTTGCTAGATATCCTAAAAAAACAGCTTTTGTTTGTAGTAGTGATCGTTTAGCAATTGGCATTGAGCGAGGTCTTCAAAAATGTAAAGCCTCTATTCCAGATGATTATGGAGTGGTTGGTTTTGATGGTGTTTTCTTAGACCAAATTGCTTCACCGAGACTAACGACAGTTAAACAACCTGTATTTGAAATGGGAGCTGCATGTGCTACAATGCTCCTTAATAAAATTAAACAAAAAGGTGCTCCTCAGGGAAATCAATTATTTGAAGCTTCTCTTGTTGTCCGAGGCAGTACTCAAAAAGATTAA
- a CDS encoding ABC transporter ATP-binding protein translates to MEESKSVWLKSFTMKEQKTIIKRLLSFAKPFRKDFIFALTFAVALAVVNITLPKILQIFMDDYLTAQDATMNIILYFAGLYALGILFKAAVWFGQWVLYFRGSLKTYQSIRVELFVKLQTLGMRYFDQTPAGSIVSRVTNDTETLFEFWLVFLMVLSTLFGVIASFIAMSFINLQLTIICMIFFPILGVIIWYYQKFSSRIYRGMREKLSHLNTKLNESISGMAVIQYFRQEERLEEEFEKNNDDYLQSKYAMIKTNSILLAPVINLLYALATALVLGFFGFDALNSPVEVGLIYAFISYVQQFFNPMINMMDFLSVFQDGVVAGSRIITILDHEELAPQQNPGANAKVRDAKIEFRNVSFSYDGKHNVLNNISFIANPGETVALVGHTGSGKSSIINVLMRFYEFYDGQILIDDVDIRDYSIEELRDKMGLVLQDAFMFYGDISSNIRLLNQNITDEEIVQAAKFVQADQYINTLPDKYHAKVIEGGASFSSGQRQLISFARTIVTDPKILVLDEATANIDTETENLIQEGLKKMRTGRTTIAIAHRLSTIKDAELILVLEKGNIVERGNHDTLIEQEGLYYDMYRLQNSQI, encoded by the coding sequence ATGGAAGAATCAAAATCGGTTTGGTTAAAATCCTTTACGATGAAAGAACAAAAAACAATTATTAAAAGATTACTCAGCTTTGCTAAGCCATTTAGAAAAGATTTTATATTCGCTTTAACTTTTGCTGTAGCATTAGCGGTTGTTAATATCACTTTACCTAAAATTTTACAAATTTTTATGGATGATTATTTAACAGCGCAAGATGCCACCATGAATATTATTCTTTATTTTGCAGGCCTCTATGCTTTAGGTATTTTATTTAAAGCAGCAGTTTGGTTTGGACAATGGGTGTTATACTTTAGGGGCTCTTTAAAAACCTATCAATCCATTCGGGTTGAATTATTTGTAAAATTACAAACACTTGGGATGCGTTATTTTGACCAGACACCAGCAGGGTCAATCGTTTCCCGTGTAACAAATGATACGGAAACTCTTTTTGAGTTTTGGTTAGTCTTTTTAATGGTTTTATCTACTTTATTTGGAGTCATTGCATCATTTATCGCAATGTCATTTATTAACTTACAACTAACGATTATTTGTATGATTTTCTTTCCAATTTTAGGTGTGATTATTTGGTATTATCAAAAATTTAGTTCAAGAATTTACCGAGGCATGAGAGAGAAACTCAGTCATTTGAATACAAAATTGAATGAGTCTATCTCTGGAATGGCAGTTATTCAGTATTTTCGTCAAGAAGAACGTTTGGAAGAAGAGTTTGAAAAAAACAATGATGATTATTTACAGTCAAAATATGCGATGATTAAAACAAATTCAATCCTTCTAGCACCCGTTATCAACTTGCTGTATGCTTTAGCTACAGCATTAGTTTTAGGTTTCTTTGGATTTGATGCATTAAATTCACCTGTTGAAGTTGGTTTAATTTATGCGTTCATTTCATATGTACAGCAATTTTTTAATCCAATGATTAATATGATGGATTTTCTAAGTGTTTTCCAAGATGGTGTAGTTGCCGGTAGTAGAATTATTACGATTTTAGACCATGAAGAATTAGCACCGCAACAAAATCCAGGAGCAAATGCTAAAGTAAGAGATGCAAAAATTGAATTTAGAAATGTTAGCTTTTCTTATGATGGTAAACATAATGTTTTAAACAACATTAGCTTTATCGCAAATCCCGGTGAAACGGTTGCCTTAGTTGGACATACTGGAAGTGGTAAGAGTTCTATTATTAATGTGTTAATGCGTTTTTATGAGTTTTATGATGGTCAAATATTGATTGATGATGTGGATATTAGAGATTATTCTATCGAAGAGTTAAGAGACAAGATGGGTCTAGTTCTACAAGATGCGTTTATGTTTTACGGAGATATTTCTAGTAACATTCGCTTGTTAAATCAAAATATAACAGATGAAGAAATTGTTCAAGCTGCTAAATTTGTTCAAGCTGACCAATATATTAATACCTTACCTGATAAATATCATGCTAAAGTGATAGAAGGTGGTGCCAGCTTTTCAAGTGGACAACGTCAATTGATCTCTTTTGCTAGAACGATCGTGACAGATCCTAAAATATTAGTACTTGATGAAGCAACAGCTAATATTGATACAGAAACAGAAAATCTCATTCAAGAAGGTCTGAAAAAAATGAGGACAGGACGAACAACCATTGCGATTGCTCATAGACTTTCGACTATTAAAGATGCAGAATTGATTTTAGTTTTAGAAAAAGGAAATATCGTTGAACGAGGCAATCATGATACTTTAATCGAACAAGAAGGCTTGTATTATGATATGTATCGTCTACAAAATAGTCAAATTTAA